One Leishmania panamensis strain MHOM/PA/94/PSC-1 chromosome 24 sequence genomic region harbors:
- a CDS encoding amastin-like surface protein-like protein (TriTrypDB/GeneDB-style sysID: LpmP.24.1240) — protein MPACLPYYTGAMSFTLLHFLAWAFAFVATPTAQFQTPGHGCYTMWGYRTFCGNVSYDLTGDAAFGCARRTSTMRCGAAFGVMASGCGFAALVFAVLLNTQIQLPVIISFVLAAVCIPFTMISWACVASVYNMVMCGDRFGSKYPYTAGFVLMVASWGLEIIAVSILACTNWTRPPREEVDIAVSKH, from the coding sequence aTGCCCGCTTGCCTCCCCTACTACACCGGCGCGATGTCCTTCACGCTCCTCCACTTCCTCGCCTGGGCATTCGCCTTTGTCGCCACGCCTACCGCGCAGTTCCAGACGCCCGGCCACGGCTGCTACACCATGTGGGGCTACCGCACGTTCTGCGGCAACGTGTCGTACGACCTGACCGGTGACGCCGCCTTCGGCTGTGCGCGCCGCACCTCCACgatgcgctgcggtgctgccttTGGTGTCATGGCGTCCGGGTGCGGCTTTGCCGCCCTCGTGTTCGCCGTCCTGCTCAACACGCAGATCCAGCTCCCCGTCATCATCTCCTTCGTGCTCGCCGCCGTCTGCATCCCGTTCACCATGATCTCCTGGGCCTGCGTGGCCAGCGTCTACAACATGGTCATGTGCGGCGACCGCTTCGGCAGCAAGTACCCCTACACCGCGGGCTTTGTGCTGATGGTCGCGTCCTGGGGCCTGGAAATCATCGCTGTGTCCATACTCGCCTGCACGAACTGGACGCGCCCGccgagggaggaggtcgacATCGCCGTCTCCAAGCACTAG